The Synechococcus sp. RS9916 DNA segment GGTTCATCAAAAAGCGACTGATCAGGTGATGGGGACGTGAAACCCTCCGGTAATCCTGGCCAGTTGATGTCCTGGAGCAGCGCCAACAATTGCGCGTTGAGTTCACCACTGCGCTCTGATGCGAGTTGGTTGGCTTCGACGTACTCGTCAAGCAGCCCCTCAAGGGTTTCAAGCGATCCGTGGCTGCCTGCCCGTCCCAGGGGTGGTGTGAGGTGATCAAGGATCACCGCCTGTCCACGCCGTTTGGCCTGGGAGCCTTCACCCGGGTCATTGACGATGAAGGGGTAGAGATGAGGCACCGGGCCAAGTGCCAGACCTGGTGCACACCCACTGCTGAGTCCCACGGATTTGCCAGGAAGCCATTCCGCACTGCCATGTTTTCCGAGATGGACCAGTAGTTGGGTGCCGTGGATTTGGCGCATCCAGAGGTACTGGGCGAGGTACCGATGGGGGGGAGGCAGATCCGGTGAGTGCAGGTCGCTCAGTTGATCAGGGTCGTAGCCACGGCTCGGTTGAATCAACACCGCCACATGACCGAATTCGATGCCGTGAATTGGGAAGCCCTCGGCGTCGAGGTCGATGGCATGGGCTGGGTCGCCCCAACGGGCTTCAATCGCAGCGCGAGCGTCTTCGGGCACTGTGCTCCACCACTCCAGGTAGATCGCTAGCGGCAGATGGGTCAGAGGCCGTAGGTGATGACTTTCTGGATCATTGGTTCGCGTCGAAAGCAGGCGCTTGATCAGCGTTGTCGGGTCGTTCGGGAGATGCTCATCACCAAGGTCATACCCCGCGTCATTCATCCAGCGCAGAACGTTCAACAAACTGGCGGGTGTGTCGAGGCCAACGCCATTGGCAATCCGGCCATTGCGCACGGGGTAATTCGCGAGCACCAACCCGATTCGACGCTGGGCGATAGGGGTCTGCTGAAGATCGACCCAGGCCCGTCCGTGTTCGGCGATCCAGGCCAACCCCTCACGATTAGGAATAGTGCTGGGCACCGCCGTTGCCAAACTGGGATGGGCTTGACCGACCTCACGGAATCCACCAATGCGGGTGGTGATTCGACCATCCAGTTCCGGCAGCACAACCTGGAGAGAGAGATCCAATGGATCGAGTCCGCGGCTCGATGACTGCCAATGGGAAAGGGGTCTGCTGCTGCTCAGCAGTTGCAGCACAGGCCGGTCGAGCTGATCCCAAAGAGGGGCGCCGAACCCAGCCTGCTCGAACTGAACGGAAGCAAATGACGTGGCTGTGATCACCACGGCCACATCCTGCTGACGGAAGTGGGCCAGCACCCCTTCCTGCACGATCGGGTCCCGCAGGCTGCTGACCCAAAGCGCTCTGGGGGAGAGACCGGCCAGTCTGAGCTCTCGCAGCAGCGCAACGGCCATGGCCTGATCTCCCGATTGGGACAAGGCGCGATACAGCACGACACCAACGCGGGCGCCTTCATCAGGTTGCCAATCCCAGGGCGAAGGATCGGCCATGGCGTGGCAAGTCAAGCTCACCGGATCCGGGGGCGCCCCTTCAAGGACGTCCGCAAGGCCATCCAGCACGGTGGTCATGTTGTCTGTACCGCCTTCGCGAAGGAGCAGAGCCAGGCGATCGCTCAGGGCTTGAGGCACTGACCCCATCCCATGCAGGGCCTCGTCCTGATCTGATGTTCCCGCCAAAACGATCAATTGGCGCCCAGGGATGCCTTGCTGCCACTGCTGGAGTTGATCGAATCCATAAGACCAGTGGCCTCGTCCACCCAGGAGCCGAACAACGATCAGCCGGCACGCATGCCCCGTCGTGCTCAGGTAGTGGTCGATCTGGGCGGGATGGCTGAGAGAGGCAAGAGGTAGGGCACGGATTCGGTCATGCCAGTGCTGCAGCTCCTCCTGCTCAAGACAGCTGGCCAAGGTGGTGAGGTCAGTGGCTGCACTTGTCAACAGCAGCACCGGCGCGGAGGGTTGCTCGACGAGCGTGAAGGCGTCCCCGAAATCACCGCCAGGCAGGCTGCTGAGTCTGTGCATTCATCCATTCTCTGCGGCAGACCCGTAGGCGTGGGTGAGAAGATTTGGCCATCGGCCGCTTCAGCCATGCATCAGTTCCTGCCCTTCGCCTGGTTTGAAGGCCGGTGTGTGCCTTTTGAAGAGGCCAAAGTCTCGGTGGCAACGCACGCGCTCCACTACGGGACAGGCGCCTTCGGAGGCATGCGGGCCATTCCTGACCCCAACAAGCCAGGCGGCATGCTCCTCTTCCGTGCCGAGCGCCATGCCCGTCGGCTCAGCCAGAGCGCCAAATTGCTGCTGGCAGACCTGAGTGAAGCCACGGTGATGGAAGCTCTCACGGCCATGCTCAAGGCCAATCAACCCAAGACCCCGATCTACCTCCGGCCTTTCGTGTACACGAGCGATCTTGGGATCGCCCCACGCCTGCACAACATTGAGACCGATTTCCTGATTTATGGCCTGGAGCTGGGGGATTACCTCTCGCCAGAAGGGGTCAGCTGCCGGATCAGCAGCTGGACCCGTCAGGAGGATCGCTCGCTGCCGCTGCGGGGCAAGATCAGTGGGGCCTACATCACCAGCTCCCTAGCCAAAACGGAAGCCGTCAGCAGTGGCTTTGATGAAGCCCTGCTCATGAACAGTCGAGGCAAGGTCAGCGAAGCCAGCGGGATGAATCTGTTCCTCGTCCGCAACGGTCAGCTGATCACCCCGGGGGTTGATCAAGACATCCTTGAAGGCATCACCCGAGCCAGCGTGATCGAACTCGCCAAAGCCATGGGTATTGAGGTGATCGAACGGCCTGTGGACAAAACCGAGTTGTTCATTGCCGATGAGGTGTTTCTCACCGGCACTGCTGCCAAGATCAGCCCGATCCGCCAGCTGGAGTCCACGGTTCTGTCAGACAAGCGCCCGATGATGGAGGCTCTTCGAACCAAGCTGGTGGCCATCACCGAGGGCCGGGATCCCGACTACGCCCACTGGGTGACCCGTATTGAGCTGAACGACTGATTCGGCTCTTTAGGATGGGGCGGTGAACGGACCCCAGATGCAAGCAGGAACGATTGCGCAGACCACGTCCCGCTTTCTGGACCGTCTTCACTCTCCTGAACGTCCGGTGCTCGTGTTTGACGGAGCCACCGGTACATCGCTCCAGCAGCTGAATCTGACCGCCGCTGATTTTGGTGGCGAGGAACTCGAAGGCTGCAACGAAAATCTGGTGGTCACCCGTCCGGATGCGGTGCAGAGCGTGCACCGTCTCTTCTTGGATGCAGGGTGCGATGTCATTGAGACCGACACGTTCGGTGCGGCGAGTGTTGTGCTCGCTGAGTACGGGCTCGAAGACCAGGCCTTTGAACTCAATCGTCGTGCTGCCGAGTTGGCCCGGGAAGTGGCTGATGAGTACAGCACCGATGCCAAACCCCGTTTTGTCGCCGGCTCAATGGGGCCCACAACCAAATTGCCCACCCTGGGCCACATCGACTTCGACACCCTCAAGCAGGCGTATTGCGAGCAGGCTGAGGGCCTTCTGGTGGGTGGCGTCGACCTGTTCATCATCGAAACCTGTCAGGACGTCCTCCAGATCAAGGCAGCTCTTCAGGGGGTGATGGATGCCTTCGAAAAGCGAGGCGAGCGCAGGCCGTTGATGGTTTCGGTGACCATGGAAACCACCGGCACCATGCTGGTGGGGTCCGACATCGCTGCTGTCGTGGCGATTCTCGAGCCCTTCCCGATCGACATTCTGGGGCTCAACTGCGCCACCGGCCCCGAACAAATGAAAGAGCACATCCGTTACTTGTCGGAATGCTCCCCATTTGTCGTCAGTTGCATCCCCAATGCAGGTCTTCCGGAAAACGTGGGCGGGGTCGCCCATTACCGGCTGCAACCGCTTGAGCTCAAGATGCAGCTCATGCATTTTGTTGAGGATCTAGGCGTTCAGGTGATCGGTGGATGCTGCGGCACCACTCCGGCCCACATCAAGGCCCTTGCTGAGCTCTCCGAAGAGCTGACTCCCGCCGTGCGGCCCACGCGTCTTCAACACCATGAGCGTCCTGTTCTCAAATATGAGCCGTCGGCTTCGTCGATCTACGGGGCCACGAGCTACCACCAAGACAACTCATTTCTGATCATTGGCGAACGTCTCAACGCCAGTGGTTCGAAAAAGGTTCGTGAGCTCCTCAATGAGGAGGACTGGGATGGCCTTGTCGCTGTCGCCCGTGGTCAGGTCAAGGAAAATGCCCACGTTCTTGACGTGAACGTCGACTATGTCGGCCGCGATGGAGAAAGTGATATGCGTGAGTTGGTCTCACGTGTTGTGACCAACATCAATCTGCCTTTGATGCTCGACTCCACCGAGTGGCAGAAAATGGAGGCTGGCCTCAAGGTTGCTGGCGGTAAGTGCATCTTGAATTCCACCAACTTTGAAGATGGCGATGAACGCTTTTTCAAAGTTCTGGAACTGGCCAAACGCTACGGCGCAGGCGTTGTGGTGGGCACCATCGACGAGGATGGCATGGCGCGCACTGCTGAGAAAAAAGTAGCGATTGCCAAGCGTGCCTACCGGGCTGCTGTTGAGTATGGAATCCCAGCCCGTGAGATTTTTTACGATCCCCTAGCTCTGCCGATCTCGACAGGCATTGAAGAGGATCGCAGAAATGGCCTCGAAACAATTGAAGCCATCCGCCAGATCCGTGAAGACCTGCCGGGCGTGCACGTCGTTCTAGGTGTCTCCAATGTGAGTTTCGGCCTATCCCCGGCTGCAAGGATCACCCTCAACTCGGTGTTCCTGCATGACTGCTGTGAAGCCGGCATGGATGCGGCAATCGTGTCGCCGGCCAAGATTCTTCCGCTGATCAAGATCAGCGAGGAGCATCAAACGGTCTGCCGCGATCTGATTAACGACAACCGTCGCTTTGATGGAGACGTCTGTGTCTATGACCCGCTGACGGAACTCACCAGCCTCTTTGAAGGCGTGAGTGCGAAGGATGCACGTGCATCAGGTCCATCCCTCAGCGACCTGCCCGTGGAGGAGCGTCTCAAGCAGCACATCATCGATGGTGAGCGAATTGGCTTAGAGGATGCACTTGCGCTGGGTCTTGAGAGCTACAAACCACTAGAAATCGTCAACACCTTTTTGCTGGATGGCATGAAGGTGGTCGGTGAATTGTTCGGCTCCGGACAGATGCAACTGCCTTTTGTGTTGCAGTCAGCCGAAACCATGAAAGCTGCAGTGGCTTACCTCGAGCCCTACATGGAAAAAAGTGATGGTGAACGGTCTGCAAAAGCAAAGTTTCTCATCGCGACTGTGAAAGGCGATGTGCATGACATTGGCAAAAATCTTGTTGACATCATCCTCACCAACAATGGCTATGAGGTAATCAATCTTGGTATCAAGCAAGATGTTGGCGCCATCATTGAGGCCCAGTTGAAGCATCAGGCGGATTGCATTGCCATGAGTGGACTGCTTGTGAAATCAACGGCCTTTATGAAGGACAACCTTCAGGCCTTTAACGAGGCTGGC contains these protein-coding regions:
- the cobN gene encoding cobaltochelatase subunit CobN, whose translation is MHRLSSLPGGDFGDAFTLVEQPSAPVLLLTSAATDLTTLASCLEQEELQHWHDRIRALPLASLSHPAQIDHYLSTTGHACRLIVVRLLGGRGHWSYGFDQLQQWQQGIPGRQLIVLAGTSDQDEALHGMGSVPQALSDRLALLLREGGTDNMTTVLDGLADVLEGAPPDPVSLTCHAMADPSPWDWQPDEGARVGVVLYRALSQSGDQAMAVALLRELRLAGLSPRALWVSSLRDPIVQEGVLAHFRQQDVAVVITATSFASVQFEQAGFGAPLWDQLDRPVLQLLSSSRPLSHWQSSSRGLDPLDLSLQVVLPELDGRITTRIGGFREVGQAHPSLATAVPSTIPNREGLAWIAEHGRAWVDLQQTPIAQRRIGLVLANYPVRNGRIANGVGLDTPASLLNVLRWMNDAGYDLGDEHLPNDPTTLIKRLLSTRTNDPESHHLRPLTHLPLAIYLEWWSTVPEDARAAIEARWGDPAHAIDLDAEGFPIHGIEFGHVAVLIQPSRGYDPDQLSDLHSPDLPPPHRYLAQYLWMRQIHGTQLLVHLGKHGSAEWLPGKSVGLSSGCAPGLALGPVPHLYPFIVNDPGEGSQAKRRGQAVILDHLTPPLGRAGSHGSLETLEGLLDEYVEANQLASERSGELNAQLLALLQDINWPGLPEGFTSPSPDQSLFDEPIWSDCLDQVETYLCELKEAQIRTGLHRLGTAPEPETFVELLLAISRAPSAELEGMTQRLANLLKLQVDPWGDEDGQLLSDVDQERLRGFTQTKPRRVADAVAWLDQQAMEVIRILIDEAETAAEPKLHPAIQDWMNAGNDPVFLQLRDNLIPRLHACAEQEQRALLRAMDGRRLASGPSGAPTRGRPDVLPTGRNFYSVDLRGLPTEAAWDLGRRSAERLLDLYLLEEGEPLQHLALSVWGTATMRNGGEDIAQLLALLGVRPVWDGPTRRMVDLEVIPLSLLGRPRVDVTLRMSGLFRDAFPQLITWVHRAQTLVAGLHEDDAMNPLAALTREQGDQARIFGSAPGAYGAGLQALIDSGQWEDRDDLGEAFLEWSQWSYDGAGNPKQDRGALERSLRTVQMVLHNQDNREHDLLDSDDYYQFHGGLAAAVTRLKRSSPNLWFADHSRRERLRIHPVKKEIDKVMRSRLLNPRWINGMQQHGYKGAFEMAASLDYLFAYDAASGVVPDWCYTALQDQWLNCETNRSFLMQNNPWALRDMSERFLEAANRGLWSSATEERLNQLKELVLQAETTVENGPDQAITC
- the metH gene encoding methionine synthase; this encodes MQAGTIAQTTSRFLDRLHSPERPVLVFDGATGTSLQQLNLTAADFGGEELEGCNENLVVTRPDAVQSVHRLFLDAGCDVIETDTFGAASVVLAEYGLEDQAFELNRRAAELAREVADEYSTDAKPRFVAGSMGPTTKLPTLGHIDFDTLKQAYCEQAEGLLVGGVDLFIIETCQDVLQIKAALQGVMDAFEKRGERRPLMVSVTMETTGTMLVGSDIAAVVAILEPFPIDILGLNCATGPEQMKEHIRYLSECSPFVVSCIPNAGLPENVGGVAHYRLQPLELKMQLMHFVEDLGVQVIGGCCGTTPAHIKALAELSEELTPAVRPTRLQHHERPVLKYEPSASSIYGATSYHQDNSFLIIGERLNASGSKKVRELLNEEDWDGLVAVARGQVKENAHVLDVNVDYVGRDGESDMRELVSRVVTNINLPLMLDSTEWQKMEAGLKVAGGKCILNSTNFEDGDERFFKVLELAKRYGAGVVVGTIDEDGMARTAEKKVAIAKRAYRAAVEYGIPAREIFYDPLALPISTGIEEDRRNGLETIEAIRQIREDLPGVHVVLGVSNVSFGLSPAARITLNSVFLHDCCEAGMDAAIVSPAKILPLIKISEEHQTVCRDLINDNRRFDGDVCVYDPLTELTSLFEGVSAKDARASGPSLSDLPVEERLKQHIIDGERIGLEDALALGLESYKPLEIVNTFLLDGMKVVGELFGSGQMQLPFVLQSAETMKAAVAYLEPYMEKSDGERSAKAKFLIATVKGDVHDIGKNLVDIILTNNGYEVINLGIKQDVGAIIEAQLKHQADCIAMSGLLVKSTAFMKDNLQAFNEAGITVPVVLGGAALTPRFVNKDCSEVYNGKVIYGRDAFTDLRFMDAYVNANAENSWDDQQGFLNGTPEGLTLGGDTEADSDANPETSSMSSDAPVQAAAPVTTERSEAVPAEAPITAPFLGSCLLDSSQIPLEEVIAYLDRQALFAGQWQMRKSKEQSREAYEQELADKAEPVLQAWLTRIRNEGLLQPAVAYGYFPCGRRDNSVEVFEPTGDGRLGRFTLPRQRGGNRYCIADFFNDVVDDGPSDVLPMQAVTMGEVASQFSQSLFAADAYSDYLYFHGLAVQMAEALAEWTHARIRRECGFSDPDGMPLRDVLAQRYQGSRYSFGYPACPNVGDSRDQLIWLGADRIGLTMDESEQLHPEQSTTALVALHSKARYFSA
- a CDS encoding branched-chain amino acid transaminase translates to MHQFLPFAWFEGRCVPFEEAKVSVATHALHYGTGAFGGMRAIPDPNKPGGMLLFRAERHARRLSQSAKLLLADLSEATVMEALTAMLKANQPKTPIYLRPFVYTSDLGIAPRLHNIETDFLIYGLELGDYLSPEGVSCRISSWTRQEDRSLPLRGKISGAYITSSLAKTEAVSSGFDEALLMNSRGKVSEASGMNLFLVRNGQLITPGVDQDILEGITRASVIELAKAMGIEVIERPVDKTELFIADEVFLTGTAAKISPIRQLESTVLSDKRPMMEALRTKLVAITEGRDPDYAHWVTRIELND